The following proteins are encoded in a genomic region of Thermogemmata fonticola:
- a CDS encoding ACT domain-containing protein, which translates to MSFKMQRVHVYHAEVEDKPGGIAAKLKKLAEAGVHLEYVYSQRSATRPGMGDLYVAPLNGNGQIAAARAAGMHEVSEPIVMRIEGDDKKGLGGRLTQAWEMAGINLHGLVMTVIQGKFVGYVTFDSVEDANRAATILAELGTSD; encoded by the coding sequence ATGAGTTTCAAGATGCAGCGAGTCCATGTCTACCATGCTGAGGTTGAGGATAAGCCAGGCGGTATCGCTGCCAAACTGAAGAAGCTCGCCGAGGCCGGTGTCCACCTGGAGTATGTTTATAGTCAACGTTCCGCCACGAGGCCGGGGATGGGAGATTTGTACGTCGCACCTCTCAATGGCAATGGCCAGATTGCTGCGGCACGGGCTGCCGGTATGCATGAAGTTAGCGAACCGATCGTCATGCGTATCGAGGGGGACGACAAAAAAGGGCTGGGCGGACGGCTGACCCAGGCTTGGGAAATGGCAGGCATCAATTTGCACGGTCTGGTGATGACGGTGATCCAGGGCAAATTCGTGGGCTACGTCACGTTCGACAGTGTGGAAGACGCTAATCGCGCGGCCACCATTCTGGCAGAATTGGGAACCTCGGATTAA
- a CDS encoding amidohydrolase family protein produces the protein MLIVLLLLALLGGLLPTQAVPSELNRAATPEKNGQTASPPGLQPAALPVRVFHRCTLYDGTGAAPIADAVLIVAADGTIQAVGSRQQVGAWPKEAEVIDLQGAVVIPGLVDTHSHVGLWSRPSVPGNADGNEISGPVQITLRALDAVNPDDPGLAMARAGGITTANIMPGSANVIGGGTVYVKLRPAATIEQMLLQGRLADGTPILGGLKMANGENPKGYGRLRQQAPFTRMKVAALQREAFVQARQRWQRRGEKAEPQAEDWDYQLLGEVLQRRRTVHFHCHRADDILTAVRLSEEFGFEVVLHHATEAYRVADILARKKIPVSLTLIDSPGGKAETIGLLEETAAILVRAGVPVAINTDDAVTESRYFLRTAAIALRGGLNEVQTLQALTLTPARLLHLDHRLGSLEKGKDADFVVLSGPPFSVYTQVLQTWIEGRKVFDRNRKSDWHYQVGGFALPDGGAELPGPLPPPRPPATVQTPSLPSGLAPLSQEAPPQLAILAGRVHIGDGTSISPGVVLIAQGRIRAVGTPQQVAIPPGTAVLTAAEVTPGLIDPFCVAGLSGAWNIPADQDQDELSHPNQAELRVVDGFNPREPLLSYLQAQGVTIVHVTPGRQNVIAGRSAIFRTDGPTVEAALLRADAALVVNLGEVPKAAYKDKAPQTRMAIAAIIRKAFADAQHYRQRGGAKGKDETVSLKQEALIPALEGRIPVIFVAQRRDDIQTALRIAAEFRLRPIIALGSEAYRLLSELKQAGAAVFLHPPMQRVGSSLETLHATTVSAFQLDKAGIPFALCTGFEGYVPKVRVLRHEAAMTLARGGLDHARTLRAVTLDTARLLGLDKDYGSLQVGKVADLVLYDGDPLEHATHVTHTIMAGRVVYNRADYLKLPLDRRILSATAAVSSEAPCCLFGW, from the coding sequence GTGCTGATTGTTCTCCTACTCTTAGCTTTGCTGGGAGGATTGTTGCCAACGCAGGCAGTTCCTTCCGAACTGAATCGAGCGGCTACGCCTGAAAAGAATGGTCAGACGGCTTCCCCGCCGGGCCTCCAGCCGGCGGCACTGCCTGTTCGTGTGTTTCATCGTTGCACTCTATACGATGGCACCGGAGCGGCTCCAATTGCCGATGCTGTTCTAATCGTGGCCGCGGATGGTACCATCCAAGCTGTGGGTTCGCGCCAGCAGGTGGGAGCGTGGCCGAAGGAGGCGGAGGTCATCGATCTGCAAGGGGCGGTAGTGATCCCCGGCCTGGTGGATACGCATTCGCATGTGGGTCTGTGGTCACGTCCCAGTGTTCCGGGAAATGCGGATGGAAATGAAATCAGCGGGCCGGTTCAGATCACGTTGCGTGCCTTGGATGCCGTCAATCCCGACGATCCTGGTCTAGCCATGGCGCGTGCTGGTGGCATTACCACGGCGAATATCATGCCCGGTTCGGCCAATGTGATTGGGGGTGGCACGGTCTATGTCAAACTCCGTCCAGCGGCCACCATCGAGCAGATGCTTTTGCAAGGTCGGCTGGCGGATGGCACTCCGATCCTGGGCGGATTGAAAATGGCCAATGGGGAAAATCCCAAAGGGTACGGGCGGCTACGGCAGCAGGCTCCGTTCACCCGCATGAAGGTAGCAGCTTTGCAACGGGAGGCCTTTGTCCAAGCCCGACAACGCTGGCAACGGCGGGGAGAAAAGGCGGAACCGCAGGCGGAGGATTGGGATTACCAACTGCTGGGGGAAGTCTTACAGCGCCGCCGCACGGTGCACTTCCATTGCCATCGAGCCGACGACATCCTCACCGCCGTCCGGCTCTCAGAAGAGTTCGGCTTTGAGGTGGTCTTGCATCATGCGACCGAGGCCTACCGGGTGGCGGACATTCTCGCTCGCAAGAAGATTCCCGTGTCCTTGACCCTCATCGACAGCCCTGGCGGAAAAGCGGAAACCATCGGCCTGCTGGAGGAGACCGCGGCAATCCTCGTGCGTGCCGGTGTCCCTGTAGCCATCAATACTGACGATGCTGTGACAGAATCTCGCTATTTCCTGCGTACCGCCGCGATTGCCTTGCGTGGGGGTCTGAATGAGGTGCAGACCCTGCAAGCTCTGACTTTGACCCCTGCTCGTCTCTTGCATTTGGATCACCGCCTCGGCTCCTTGGAGAAGGGGAAAGATGCGGACTTCGTAGTACTTTCTGGACCACCCTTTTCCGTGTACACCCAAGTGTTGCAAACTTGGATCGAAGGACGGAAAGTTTTTGACCGGAATCGCAAGTCGGACTGGCACTACCAAGTCGGCGGTTTCGCCTTACCTGACGGCGGGGCGGAATTGCCCGGTCCGTTACCACCTCCGCGGCCACCAGCGACTGTCCAGACGCCGTCTCTTCCTTCTGGTCTGGCACCGTTGTCCCAAGAGGCCCCGCCTCAACTAGCCATCTTGGCCGGACGGGTGCATATCGGCGATGGCACCAGTATCTCTCCGGGGGTCGTTCTGATTGCTCAAGGTCGTATCCGAGCCGTTGGTACGCCGCAACAGGTGGCCATTCCGCCAGGAACGGCTGTGCTGACCGCCGCGGAGGTCACACCGGGCTTGATTGATCCTTTCTGTGTCGCCGGACTATCCGGGGCGTGGAACATCCCCGCGGATCAAGATCAGGATGAACTGAGCCATCCGAATCAGGCGGAGCTGAGAGTCGTGGATGGATTCAATCCTCGCGAGCCGCTCCTGTCGTATCTCCAGGCCCAGGGAGTGACGATCGTTCATGTGACACCGGGGCGTCAAAATGTCATTGCCGGGCGTTCTGCCATCTTCCGTACCGATGGCCCGACTGTGGAGGCAGCCCTGTTGCGGGCGGATGCCGCTTTGGTCGTCAACTTGGGAGAAGTCCCCAAAGCGGCCTACAAGGACAAGGCTCCGCAAACCCGTATGGCGATCGCCGCCATAATCCGCAAAGCCTTCGCCGACGCACAGCATTACCGCCAACGAGGAGGAGCCAAAGGGAAGGATGAAACCGTTTCGCTGAAACAGGAGGCCTTGATACCTGCTCTGGAAGGACGCATCCCGGTCATCTTTGTCGCCCAGCGCCGCGATGACATTCAAACCGCCTTGCGGATCGCTGCCGAGTTCCGCCTGCGCCCCATTATTGCCTTGGGAAGTGAGGCCTACCGACTCTTGTCGGAATTGAAACAGGCTGGTGCAGCAGTGTTCCTCCATCCCCCGATGCAGCGTGTCGGCAGCAGCTTAGAGACACTCCACGCTACCACCGTCTCTGCATTCCAATTGGACAAGGCCGGTATTCCGTTTGCTCTCTGCACTGGTTTTGAGGGGTATGTTCCCAAGGTCCGGGTCCTGCGCCACGAAGCGGCGATGACCTTGGCTCGCGGCGGCCTCGATCATGCTCGAACTCTTCGTGCCGTGACCCTCGATACCGCCCGCCTGCTCGGTCTGGATAAAGACTACGGCTCCCTCCAGGTGGGCAAAGTGGCAGACTTGGTGCTCTACGACGGCGATCCCCTCGAACATGCCACCCACGTCACCCACACCATCATGGCCGGCCGGGTGGTCTATAACCGTGCGGACTACCTCAAACTGCCTTTGGATCGCCGTATCCTCTCGGCTACCGCCGCGGTATCATCGGAAGCCCCTTGCTGCCTCTTCGGCTGGTAA
- a CDS encoding DUF1559 domain-containing protein, translated as MYRVRRGFTLIELLVVIAIIAILIGLLLPAVQKVREAAARMSCQNNLKQNAIAMHSYHDVNQALPNLMGPYGCCWGTWTIQVMPYIEQQQLFNLYQNWGGNDSTGPRYSSAPNTTNVTNQRLKVWTCPSDQENRPFGNLTNHNYAVVHSQGGYPGYNRPIAGVPQLGGMFEWKSGSQIGWKLTDVVDGLSNTVMIAEVRQGQGRDLRGFIWWGDAAGVSTFMPPNTTSPDVIYTTYYCNNLPAQGLPCIGTPTTTNPSVMYSRSQHPGGVNVALGDGSVRFIRQDINPAIWQGMGTRSGREVVQLD; from the coding sequence TGCAGAAGGTGCGGGAAGCCGCGGCCCGCATGAGCTGCCAGAACAATCTCAAGCAAAACGCAATAGCGATGCACAGCTACCATGATGTCAATCAGGCATTGCCGAACCTGATGGGGCCTTATGGCTGTTGTTGGGGAACGTGGACCATCCAGGTCATGCCCTACATCGAGCAACAACAACTTTTCAACTTGTACCAGAACTGGGGTGGGAACGATTCTACGGGACCGCGCTACAGCTCAGCTCCTAACACTACGAATGTGACCAATCAACGCCTCAAGGTGTGGACTTGTCCCAGCGATCAGGAGAACCGACCCTTCGGTAACTTGACGAATCATAACTATGCTGTGGTGCACAGCCAGGGAGGCTATCCAGGCTATAATCGTCCCATTGCCGGCGTGCCGCAGTTGGGAGGGATGTTCGAGTGGAAAAGCGGATCGCAGATTGGCTGGAAATTGACCGACGTGGTGGACGGCTTGTCCAACACCGTGATGATCGCAGAAGTGCGACAGGGTCAGGGGCGAGATCTGCGTGGTTTCATCTGGTGGGGTGATGCGGCAGGTGTGAGCACTTTCATGCCACCGAACACCACTAGCCCCGACGTAATCTACACGACCTATTATTGCAACAATTTACCCGCTCAGGGACTGCCCTGCATCGGGACCCCCACCACGACCAATCCCAGTGTGATGTACTCGCGCAGTCAGCATCCTGGCGGGGTCAACGTCGCTTTAGGTGACGGCAGCGTTCGCTTCATTCGGCAGGACATCAACCCGGCCATTTGGCAGGGCATGGGAACCCGTTCGGGACGTGAGGTCGTGCAGTTGGATTAA